The genomic interval CGGGCGCTCCTCCACAGCGCGTTCCAGACCGCGAGCCACGACGGCGAGGGGGACGGACACGTCATCGTCGGGCTCACCTCCGACGCGCTGGCGACCGAGACCCGCAGCGACCCGTCACACGCCGACCTCCTCGGCTCCTTCGCCGAGCGTCGTGACACCCTCACGACGACGCTCGAACGCGTCAGCAGCGCCTATACGGCCACCTGGGAAATCGTGAAGATATCGGACAAGTTCGGTCCCGCCGCTACGCGAGGTGACGCGGACGCACTCGTCGTCGCTCCGGAGGGCAAGGCCCAGCAGCGCGCTCACGAACTCAACGACGAGCGATTGGACCGGGGATATCAGCCGCTCGAAATCCACACGTCGCCGTTCGTCGTCGCCGAAGACGGCCTCCGCATCAGCAGTACCCGTATCCGGAACGGGGAGATCGACGCGCAGGGACGGCTCGAAGACGACTGACGGGCGACGCTACTCCGGTTGACCCTCGCCGCTCGGTTCGGCCAGCGTCTCCGAGAGCCCGTCGTCTCGGACCATCGTCGAGACGTACTCAGCGGTGGAACTCTCTTCGCCGGCGATATCTCTGCCCGGCTCGGTGTTTTGCTCCTGGGTCTCTACGCACACCTCTGTCCCAGTCACTTCGAGAAAGATATCCTGCAGGTGCTCCTGTGACGACTTCTCCGGGTCACCATCGGACGGGGTCGGAACGTCGCTACTCATCGGTCTCTGCGCCCTCCATACAGCGGACCCCGCAGAGCCCGCCGGGCCTGTGGACATTCGATTCGCATGACATGACGCCCTCAGCCGGCGCGAATATAAACATACACCAACCAACTCGGTTAATAACGGGCTATACGAGAAGCAGCCGAATTCGACGGTGCCTACGCCCGACGGAGGGCGGGCCAGCCGCGCACGACCCACGCTCCAGAGTGTGGTCGCCGTTTCCGGGTATGCGAGCTATACTCCGGGGTCCGCGAGGGAGCCGTCACCGCCCGGCCACAGTTGGTATAACAGATGTATAGCTGTTATATCGGCGAGTCTCGGGAACCGGCGAGGAGTCGACCTCGCGACTGAGCGCGGCGAGACGGCGAAGCCTGACGGCGCATTCGATATAGCAGTATGTGATTTATGAGACTCATCTCCGACGCGTCAAACGAACCACGAGTTCGTAATTTATAATATCGAGTAGATGTTCGCCTCGTATATCTCCCGCACACGGGTCCCCCACTCGTGGGTGTAGGTGTCGATGACGTCCTGTGCCACGTCCCCACGGAGATACTTGACTGCGCCCCGGTCGCCCGTTCTATCGCGTAGATGTGTCGTAAAGAAGTGTCTGAAGTAGTGGGGCGTGACGTTCTCCTCGGTCCCGCCGCCGTCGCGGTACCACCCGTGGTCCCGGGCGTGCGTTTCGACCAGGTGATGGACTATATCCGGTGTCAGCCGCGTTCCCCAGTCCCCGCTCGTCGAGACGAACAGCGGTTCGGCGTCCGACCGCACGTCCGGTCGAATCGCCAGCCAGCGACGCAGTGTCCGGGCGAGTTCGCCGTCGACCGGCACCGTCGTGTCGCGTTTTCGCTTGTTCGATGCC from Halomicroarcula saliterrae carries:
- a CDS encoding phosphopantetheine adenylyltransferase, whose product is MSSRIAILGGTFTPVHNGHRALLHSAFQTASHDGEGDGHVIVGLTSDALATETRSDPSHADLLGSFAERRDTLTTTLERVSSAYTATWEIVKISDKFGPAATRGDADALVVAPEGKAQQRAHELNDERLDRGYQPLEIHTSPFVVAEDGLRISSTRIRNGEIDAQGRLEDD